The Carassius gibelio isolate Cgi1373 ecotype wild population from Czech Republic chromosome B18, carGib1.2-hapl.c, whole genome shotgun sequence sequence tattataatattgtattaaatatgtaacatatttatgtattatattttataatgttattttttatattttatatcatttctcaatgtttttttttttgtattatacatttaaattatatattttataattctaattatgcatttatttgaattacacatttatttttaatgatttctttttcaaatatgttttatattaaatgttatatttcctaatatttctcaaaaataataaatattaaatattttgatatttgttacatttatattaatttattgatttttttatttacatttgaaatattatatttcttCTTACTGTTGTATTAATTTCAATTAGATTTATCATATTtcctacattttaaacattttagtgattcaaaatacatttttatattttcatttatatttaatgttgttGATGTAATTATTTCTCAAAACTTGTTAAAATGGCAcagcatttttataattatgttaTTGTGTTATTGAAAACTGttttctctgtgtctgtgtgtagaGATCTGCAGCAGCTTGAGGACAGCACTGAGATGCCGCTCCTTTCCCATTACTCACAGACCATAGAGGGCCTCACCACCATCAGAGCGttcaggtaacacacacacacacacacacacacacacactaatgttgAGTCAGTTATTGATTTGACACACCATACCAACTGACTTGACTGTGTTTTGTCTCAGACACGAGCAAAGGTTTAAGAAGAAACTGCTGGAACACACAGATGCGAATAACATCTCCTCCCTTTTCCTGATGGCAGCCAATCGCTGGCTGGAGGTTCGCATGGTAATGAAAACTATCATAGCATATCTAGCATAGATTTAAATTACATATACATTCAAACCAAAAAGTATTCATAcaccaaatataatatatatataaatatttagattggattacaaataaaactgataaaaatttgAGACCAATTATACAGATATTTTGACCTGGCCATGTTTTGCTGAAgggtttttctttaattgctaactCAACCTTTTTACACTATATACTGAagaaaatgaagcattgcttggtaattggttgacCTAAATTGGTCTTAtctaattgtgtaaaaaaaaagaccAGATTTGACCAGTTTAGACTTTGTACCTACAAGGAGAATTTCAGTTtgatcactattttttttttttaaatgaaattaaatgaaaaactatttttttatttcagctaacagCTTAACAGAGAAGAAGGACATACCGAATTAGGGATAGAAGACATAAAGAGCTGGGTATCGTGGGCATAGCAATGGAAATAAATTCCAAACTTCTTAAAAATTTGACAGTAAATGCcagtaaataaatgatgaatagAAGAGGCCCCAAGACTGAGCCTTGGGGAACACCATCAGTAACATGCGATAGCTCAGACCTGAAGTTTTTAAGTTTTACTTACTGAGTGTGACCAGCAAGATATAATCTAAGCCAAGACAGATAGGTGTCCATAAATCCCAGGATGACATTGTTAACGAAtgcatattatttttgtattggcTGTGTGCAGGAGTACATCGGGGCGTTTGTGGTGTTGATCGCGGCAGTGACCTCTATAAGCAATGCTTTATGCAGTCAGCTCTCAGCAGGACTGGTGGGTCTGGGACTCACTTACGCTCTCATGGTAAACTACAGAAACAAGCCTGCTGCTCATCAGTCTTTTCTAGCGAGTGTTCCTCACTAACCGTCTTCGTTCTGCCTCCGTGAAGGTGTCCAACTATCTGAACTGGATTGTGCGTAATCTGGCCGACATGGAGGTGCAGCTGGGCTGCGTGAAGAGAGTCAGCGGTCTGATCCACACACAGCCGGAGAGCTACGACGGACTCATGAGTGAGACACTGACACAATGCTGGGAAATAGGGAACAGTcctaaaaacatcagaataagaagagggaattaaaataaataataacaataaaaattatcTATTTGAACGTATGGATCAAATATTCATTTCAgatcataagattttttttttttttttttttatgcaatacattttgctaatatatacacagtacagaccaaaagtttggacacaccttctcattcaaagagttttctttattttcatgactatgaaaattgtagattgacactgaaggcatcaaaactatgatgagcttcaagaggtagtcacctgaaatggtcttccagcagtcttgaaggagttccccgagattactaaaataactgaactattccacaacattctaatttactgagatgcacctgtgtctgtatatatgtatatacgtacatacatacacacacacatttaatatagttaaaatatttacacattaatataaaatagttgtttattagtatattagttattattattattattattattattatgttgttgttgttgttgttgttgttttcataattgttatTTCCATTTCTGAGTCATATTTAATCCAAAATTggggaacataaaaaaaaaaaaaaagttaactaaaTATTGATTTCAGATTAATTTTGTCATCAGTTttattcttaaattattattattattttaaataataacaatttctatatttaaaaaaatatctgaatcAATATAAATAAGTGGTCTGTATTCTGGGTATATACATTAGaagttcattttcatttaaaaaaaaaaagctaaataataataacattttagaaaataataatactagtaataataaaactaatattaatttaaaatgattatataatgtaaaatattggtATTTCatccaaattaaattaaatatataaatatgctatgcttttaaaataaatattcttattattttaattatagcaTTTCTAACAATCTGAATGCACATTATATATTATGATTCACGAAAGAATAATGCAGTATTTTGTTCACCACTTTTGAAAGTTCTTTAGAAAGTGTCCTCAGCAGATGTGatgtgatggtgatggtgatgtgATGGTGAGGTGATGGTGATGTGATGGTGAGGTGATGGTGATGTGATTGTGATGGTGatgtgatggtgatggtgatgtgATGGTGATTGTGatgtgatggtgatggtgatgttgATGGTGATGTGATTGCAGCTCCTGCTCAGGTTCCTGCCGGATGGCCAAAGTACGGAGAGATCCAGATCAAGAACCTGAGCGTTCGCTACGACAGCAGCCTGAAGCCCGTCCTGAGACACGTCAGCGCTCACATCCGACCGGGACAGAAGGTCAGTCTGACGctctacacaaacacactcagctTTCTCTGGAAGAGCAGATGACATGTGAAGACGGAGTGTTTTATGTCTAGGTGGGAATCTGTGGACGGACGGGGAGTGGGAAATCCTCCTTCTCTCTGGCTCTCTTCAGAATGCTGGACACCATCGAGGGTAACACGTGCTTCGTCATGATCAAACTCCTCATGTTCTGACCTCTTCTGGGTCTTTGTGACTCCATGGATGTGTTTCGTTCTGAAACAGGGCAAATAGCCATTGATGGGATTGATATCGCCAAGCTTCCTCTGCAGACTCTACGATCAAAGTTTTCCATCATCCTGCAGGATCCCATTTTATTCAGTGGAACGATTCGGTGAGGCTGTTTCTCCACTCTTTTATACTGCATTTTCTATCAGGTTGActgcacaaagacacacaaatcATGCAGTGCGGTCGGCTCTAGTCTTCACTTGTGTTTCTCAGGTTTAATCTGGATCCGGAGAGAAAGGCCACTGATCAGATGCTTTGGGAGGCTCTTGAGATTGCCCAGCTCATGCCAGTTGTAAAAGCTCTACCTGGAGGACTAGGTGAGATCTAGGAGTTCAGTTCAGTgtgtaatatgtgaccctggagcacagaagcagtcagaAGTAGCACGGCTATATCTGAAGCAATAGCCACCAATACATTGTAAAggtcaaaattataataattgtacaaATTGTCCGCTCCACAGATGCAATGGTGACCGAGGGAGGAGAGAACTTCAGTCAGGGTCAGCGGCAGCTCTTCTGTCTCGCTCGAGCCTTCGTGAGGAAGAGCAGCATCCTCATCATGGATGAAGCTACAGCGTCCATCGACATGGCCACAGTGAGAGCAAGATTCAGCTTATTCAGCCATTTGTTTCTCTAAAGTTTGGTTAACCACCGTCTTTGTTCCTGTAGGAGAGTATTCTGCAGAAAGTAGTCATGACGGCGTTTGCAGACCGAACAGTGGTTACGATAGCAGTGAGTCCCTGCACCATACACAACTACACAGCAGGGGTCTTCAGCTCTGGCCCTCGAGGTCCACTTCCCTGCAGACTCGATCAAACTCACCTGCGAGGAAGACCCGGATgagctgcttcaggtgtgtttgattaggactggagctgaactctgcaggacggtGAACCTTGAGGACCAGAGCTGAAGACCCCGCTATAAAGCATTTACAGAACTAAACCGAAAGACTGTCATCTACTCATCCCAATCCACAAAAGCCTTTCATCAAGCAACATTCACGCTAATATGCTGGATTATATGTGATAAGTTTATTTCAAAAATGCAAATTGTATGCAaattttatttctcacaatttatATCTAAAACgattactttttttcttgcaattctgaggaaaaaagtcagaagtCGAATGGTAATTGGTATTTTATATCTCTAAGCCGACTTATTTTCCCTCAATTCTGATGTCTCACAATTCTCAATTGTTCCTCTACGGTagtaagtttatatctcataattctgactttttcccacACATTttgagtttgtatctcacaattttttacctttttcctcacaattctatTTTCTCGATtagtttatatcataattctAATTGTATCTCACAATTATTCTTCCACATAATTCTGGCATATTTttcttcaaattaaatttatatatcataattgtCTTTTCTCACTATTCTGAGATCAAAAGTTTAAaggttagtcttttttttttttttttttttcaattctgccTTGTTTCCCAGAATTTGGAGATAAGAAAGCCACAATACCAGATCTATGTTTTACTCAAAGTGTAAAGGGCTAGTCTCGCTGTGATGTGATGGCTGGTGTGTTTTGTGTCGGACAGCATCGTGTTCACACCATCCTGGGCTCAGACGTGGTGATCGTGATGAAACACGGCGCTATCTTAGAGTACGATGAACCAGACGTCTTGCTGGAGCAGAAGGACAGCGTTTTCTCTGCATTTGTGCGAGCCGACAAATAAAGACGGATGGAGGCATAATCATGCACAACTCAGATGTGTATGGCTGCATATGCTTTGTGTAATATTTGTACAATTCATATCCTGTAAACTAATAAAATGGTGAATTTATTCATTGTGACACCACAGCGGTGTTTGACTCTCTACTGCCACCTATCATCACAATTTAGCACGATCGACTGAGTTTCATGCAAATTGCACTGATAGTGTGTTTAGAAAGTGGTTTACACATTAATTCATACTTATCTTAAATAATAATGTCCAACAACATCAACATGGGCGTCACTTCTCAGGATTTTTCCATCATCAAATCTTATATACAAAAGATGGAGATATAAAAAATTGATTTAAAGATGTCGATTAGAAAAGTatagaaaatatttcacataaaaagcaaaatatgcacttaaataaatagtttgaGCTCATAGGGAGAATGAACTGAGCTTCATGTGATTGGGCGGAGCCCCTTTGGGATGATTTGCCCATTtctgttctctgattggtggagatttctttgcagaatcatgggtaatgtagtcccCCCCCCCAGCAATTCGGCtgtcaaaaacattacaattatttaaacataatgCTTTAACAAAAGCACACCTTGTAGCTCACAGTAGTTCTGTCTTTACAGATATTTAAGAGAACATCATTCAAAATAACTTCCTCTGTGGAGAAAATAAAAGGAACTTTACTTCTGTaacctgattggctgacatgtGTATTGTGGGCGGGGTTAGCATGACAACTCAAACCACTTATAAcaccttcaaataattattaaaaacacatgaaattgCAATATTTCTGACTTGACACTTCTTGATTTCACGGAtgaaaaagaggggaaaaaaagacactGTTTGtgacttttaaatattttattaggttATAATTTGCAGAGCTTAAAATATTAAATCGCTTTTAActtaaagtattattaaaatacataaaacaaaagccAGAACCGAGGAGCCCTGAAAAACGTCAACTAAAACTGAAacgaaaaggaaaaagaaaaccaagaaataaattaaataaaaggaaaagtCTGATCTTCTCGTCGCGACACAAACTCTCTGAACAGTGATGAAGGGAGAACTAAAACATCTGTCGCTCTTTTTTACTCACACTCTCAGTCGCTCGCAGACAATAGACACTAAGTGTACATTCTTTTCCATTCACAAATCGTCTTTTCAGAACGAGGCTAGACATGATTACAAGCAGTCCTCCGAACTCAGGACGTTCAGATTCAACAGCAGACAACGTGAATGTCCTTGTCATTCTGGAGCGAGAACGCGTGAAACCCAGGCCCTGGAGCCAAAATGGCGGCCGATTCAACTGCTCTCTCTCTTTACAGTGGTTAACGTGCTAATACGCAACACAAGTCTGTCCCATATGAGTCGAGGGAGGATGGGATTGCTATATGAGGAGTAAAGTGACACCGAGAGGCTTATGGGTGAGCAGGTAGCATTGACAGCTCTCTCAGTTCCTGAGTGCAAaagccttgaacacacacacacacacacaccccttttaccctataaaaatgaaaaagaaacctTTATACCGTACACGAGGACCAGGCCGACACCCTTATCAAACCAAGAGATGGAAAACTGCTGCATCAAACGGAAAGCGGAAAACGGGGAGGAAACTGAAGCATGGTCAGGCGGTTCTTGGTTAAAGGGTTAGACGGCCGCGTCTGAGGTCATTCGGCGCTCCCGACTGGGTCCTAAAGAGAGCAGTGTTCAGGTCTGTGAGTCCCAGCAGTCCTTGGCCGGACTCATCTCTCCGTCACGTGGTTCTGTGGCTGAGGGGGCAGCGGCGTGCACAGCGCCTCCGTCAGGTCCTCCATTATCGACGTCTCCTTGGGGTCCATCAGATTGAATTCCCTTATAAATACCACGAAGTGTGTGTAGAGTGTGTTTAGGTGTCCGTGCAGGTCCATGGCCACCGTCTCCTTGTAGTGGGACCAGTAGATGTGGGCCAGAACGTGGAAGAGATATCTGCAGATTTTCTTCACCAGCGAGTCGAAGGTGTTGGGGAACTCTTTACCTGCAGAGAACCAGACAAACTCCATCAGCGCCACACAGTTATACCACAGAGTGTGATGAACGCATGACATGtgcatttgtttgatttaaaaatactgtgaaaattgtgaaatatttttacaatttcaaacatctgttttctgtgtgaatcggtgttcaagtgtaatttatttctgtgatgctccgctgtattttcagcatcattcctccagtcttcagtgtcacatgatcttcagaaatcagaataatatgatgattcactgctcaagaaacgtttctgattattatcaatgttgaacacagctgTGCTGCTCAATACTTTTGTGGAAACGGTCATACATTTAATTATcaaggattcacagatgaacagaaagttcaaaagaacagaacagaagatttatttgaaatataaatcttctgTGATATTAAAAACTGTCACTATTGATCAGATGAATGCATCCTTCCTGACCCCAGTAAATATTATTATGTGTATAATTTCAAGGTCACTGTAGAAGTTTAAGAATAATTATATTCTAAGATTGTTTACTAAGAATATTCCAAGACCAcaagaattaattaattcatatttatttgcgTTGCACTCttcataatgcatattaaagcagctttacagaaaatgcatgtttttatgttttaattaagaTTCGTCAAATCTAAAACTGGTTCcatttttcataatataaaaagttattttttagtttgttttttacattaaaactgaAGTGATGCAACAATCAATGTGTTCTTTTTGATTGTGGCTGTTcacaatatttcatatttaaccaTAAATAGTTGAAAATCACAAATATACGACATGCACGCTTTCATTAGAAAATTTATATTAACTAATTAGTTAAGCAGTTAACTAATGCAACCTCATGATGAAGTGTTAATGTTTAAATGTACAGaatatttcaaaaaatgtatGTCTACATCCATTGTGAGAGTCTTGATTAGTTTTCTACTAAAACTGgtcatttgattttaaataaacacaacagAAGTGAGATATATGATTATTTAAGACTAGATTTACATTTGTAACATATCCATAAATGTTCCTAATAAAGTCCACGTGCATCAGCAGGTGGCGCTAGAGACTCACTCACCGTATTTGGTGGGAAAGATGTCCTCGTCGGTCACCAGCTTCTGAACTGAACTCATGACGAAATCCACGTACTGCGGCGCTGTGCACTTCGTCTTCTTCCCTTTCTCATCATACCAGAAGTACGTCCTGAGAGACGGAGGTTAGATTGAGAGCATGTCAGAAAAACACACAGACTTCTGCTAGAAGTACAGCATCATCATCACTTCCCTTCAATCACTGCTCTTTCACAAATatccaaaccaaaaaaaaacttcAGGGAATGTGCAGTGGTTTAACTGGTTGTGTGTAATGACATTTGTAGTGACAACCAATAGaattaatgaaagaatgaatgatgcatttatatatagaTTTACTGTGACGGTTATATTGTTTTTTTGCAGCAGTACTGATCTATTCCTCTGGTATTACAGAAGGACGAAATCAaacacaatctgactttgttcTTGTACAGTCAGATCTCTCCCTTAGGTCAGAGGTCGCGTCTAGTTTCCGCTCGGCGCGTCTCTGAGAGTTAATGATGGGAAACTCACGTGCTGCAGGCGGTCATGGCCGGACACGTGTCTCCGGTGCAGAACTCAGAGATCGTGCTGTACTGCAGGTTGATGAGGTTGAAGAACGTCGTGGCTAGAGGATCACACACAGATGATGCCAAGATTAAGAAACGATAAAACACAGCCATCAAACTCACTCCAACTCACTCCATAAAAGTCATTCTATTAAAAAACTGAGGcctaaatacacacaaacaacGATCAGGTGACCATCAATTAAATTATGGGtaataaacatttttctaaacatcaGCAAAAATCTTTacacctttttgtttgttttatattttttgaaattgaTACAAAAATGCACGTTTAATAAAATTGCATGTACAATTATAACATATATTCAATGTAAATGAACCAATCCACTCAAGTACTGTACGATACGACAGAGCTTTCAGAGGAAAAGTTATAAACTGAAATGATCCAGAGAAATGGCTTCGATTAGTCATTAAAAGGCCGTGATTTTGGTTTAATAAGTCCTTGTGGAATTTGAAAGTGTATCAAGCCGTACTTGGTGATTTTCTTGCGTGTTTTCTCTCGAGGTAAAGTGGAGGGAAATGCAAGCAATGCTGTGATCCGTGGCTCTGGAGTGTTATTGTGAGCTGATAAATCATACGCTTACATAACAGAGGTCAAATCATACATTCCCGCTGATGTTTGCAAAACACAGCTAGTAACTAGACACAACAACAGCAGACGGTCAGCCGCGGTTGAGGTCAAGGGTCGGCCTTCCCAGATTACATACACCGCAACAAGAGAAAATACTTGTTTCCTCTGCATTCCTAGAAGTCCTATTTTTCcgacttttaaaagcttttcaggGCAAGATCTGATGATCTACCAATGAACATTAAATCTATTGCAGGATTAATTCTATACGAGGGGATGCGAGTGACTCACTGTTGCACGCGAGCCATTCGTTCAGGTCGATCTCTCTGGGCAAGACCACCAGCTCCTTGAGGTCGAAGTCCACGACTCTTACTTTGGTGTATTCTGCCTCCAGGTAAAGCTTCTTCTCCTCTGCGGGCGGCTTCTTTCCATTGGGCTTCCCCTTGCCCTTCCTGCACGAGACGAAACGAGGGCAAACAGAGGTTACTCAACTGTAACGCcacatattttttatgaatgcataaaaaaaaatccatataataTCATAACCCTAAAAtgtcccacaaaaaaaaaaaattgctaaatcaTTGCATATATTGCAAATATTCAGCATTGTGTGTATGCATGGAGCTGGTCCATTATTTATTACATAGGGACACCTCATGCGTCGCAGCAAACTACACAACGTTCTGTGCACATCCGTTTTTCCACTGCAGGTTTGCTCAGTTAACCGTGGCCTGTAATTAGCGCAGCAAACCACAGACATCTAGGCTTTTCCTTCCACATCTATTTTTAGCGCAGGAGGGTTGTATTACCATCAGAGCCAGCGCCTCCCACCACACCCATCTCACGCTTCAAACACCCGAATACAGCACAGACACTACACTTCAACACACAAGAGCTGCTTTCATGGAAAACAAGCGCTTTAAGAGCTAACAATTACCTCACAGcaccttaaacacacacacaagactgcTGACAGGAGAGGCTTTGTAAATCAAGCTTTCATACAAAACCACTCTGACAAACCTTTACTGTCATGATGACGGAGCGGGCCAAGAACAATGTGCTAACAGAGCAACATTTTGTTCATGCCATTTACTTTATCTGTGAGGAGTACAATTATGCATTTTTCAACAATAAATTGTAGTGGAAATATAATTCTGTTACGAAACGCAAAACTAAACTATACTAAACCTAAACTTTAAACCAAACTCAAACTTaaactaaaccaaaactaaaGTTTAAACTTAAGCTAAACCTAAACTTAAACCTAAACCCAAATTTAAACCTAAACCCAAACTTAAACTAAACCCaaacttaaactaaactaaacccaaacttaaactaaactaaacctaAACTTAAACCTAAACCCAAACTTAAACTAAACCCaaacttaaactaaactaaacctaaacctaaactAAACCCaaacttaaactaaactaaacctaAACTTAAACTAAACCCAAAGTTAAACTAAACCCAAACTTGAACTAAACTAACCCAAGCTAAACctttaaacaaaactttaaactataaaatataaacaaaaaaatataaactaaactaaattaactaaacTATCTGAAACTAAACTAACTAAACTATAGCTGAAAATTATAGCTCCAAAAACATTTTTGGGTATTTTGGATGTGCGTACCTTTTTGCAACTCtttgatattaaaatgtttacataaaaaaaaaatgtaattattaaattttattacatttattggcaataaagtataatatatttttagtttgatAACTAGTGCATCCAGAGTTAATTTCAGTGcatcactaataataataataacaataataatcatattaacaATTCTCATATCATCTGTGTTTCTTATATATCTTAGTTTGTTGTTTTTATCCAAAAGCACGGCAGTCCAATAACAGCAGCGTGGTATAAAGCCGTGTCTGTGTCCATCTGAAAGGACAGACCGGCCGCTCTTCAGTCAGATGCTCCCATGTTGTTTGACTCCGGGGCCCGGGGCCAGTTCAAGCTCTCCACACAGAGAGTGGCCTTGTTGCTTTAATGAAGAGACCCGACCTAAAGCCTCAGTCAGAGGCCAGCGCTGCTAAACACACAGAGACTCACGTCCACACGCTGACCACTAACACACACCGAGTCTGCAGCGACTGCACAGATGGTCTCGGGCGTTCTGTAGAGGATTACCTGAAGCACCATAAAAGAACATTTAGATCTAAAGAAACATAAATATTGGGtatcatttgtgaccctggaccacaaaaccagtcatgaggGACAAttgtctgaaagctgaataaatcatctctccattgatttatggtttattaggattggacaatatttgtctgagatacaactatttgaaaatctggaatcttagggagcacaaaaatctaaatattgagaaaatcatctttaaagttgttcaaattaagttcttagcaatgcatattactaatcaaaaaataggttctgatatatttatggtaggaactTTACAAAatctttacttgatatcctaatgattttttcgcataaaagagaaatggatcattttgacccattcgatgtattgttgtctattgctataTACCTGGAGACACtgagactgcttctgtgctgcagggacgcAGATATCAATTGATTTTCCAGTTTGCAGCTTCCAGAAAATTCCCTCCGTCTTGGATTCTTTTGTTCCCTTTTCAGTCCATTTAGACAAAGCGTTCCTGATTCCTGGAAAAGCACGGCACTAAAGCCAGGAAGTGCCCTCTGGAAACAGCGTTTAGGGGGAAGTGATTGTGAGGGAGTTTAATGGTGCGTTTCATCTTGAAGGCACGTCATGAATGTCAAGAGTACGAGGACAATCAGCAGGAGAAACCTGGAGTGAAGCGTGGCAGAACCACAGGAACACAATCCCTTATTTCAGGGGTTCACAAACTCTGTTTTGTAAAACTTAGCGGTTTAGTCAAACTTGCCAAACAACATTTTAActtagtttattttgttttgaatttgacACTGAaaccaattaaaatatattttggggtCAATGATTAAAATGAAGAGAAATATATTCATGCTGTCAAATATTTCATGCTACTCTAGAAGTTACCAAATTTTATATCTTAATTAAAATGCTGCACTTTCAAACCCTTGAGCTTCTAACATTTAAAACCCTAAAGCTTTTATGTTGAAGAATAACTGGTAAAATTCTGTAAACTTCCACAGAAATGTTGGAAATTATGCAAATTTATACATAAAGTCAACCAACCATTAAACTCATCTCATTAGGCATGCAACtgtattaaactttcatataacAATGCTATATTGCAACTTTATTTTGCTGAATTGCGCATTTGATTTTACAAATTATAAACAACTTGTGAATCCCCATTTGGGAATCCCTGCCTCATCTGACCGTGATGTAAGGACATTTTTGGTTTGTTAATAGTTTTCCAAATTTGATTTTGCATTGAATCTTTAAGgtcagttttgttattttttggaaTGATAAATTGCTCGTTCACTGTACAATCACATCTGTCTGCCATTCATGCAATCTTCTGTGAGACACACAAATGAAGGAGGATTCAAACACGTGACCAGCTGCAAGCCCAAAGATATTCAGAGCAACTGCTGTCCGACGGTTAAACAACACCGCTTCAGTCTACAATCACAAATTCACACAAATTCTGTTTCAAATTTAGACAGTTTCACACTTAAGATGACAACTCACTGGCTAACACAGTCAAAACATGTATGGAAAATCAAGAAAACAaagaacaattaataaaaaaagagacacTCTTATTTGTGATATGCTACTTTATAGGACACATTATGTACTTAACATACTtttaatatagtgttttatatatatatatatattgcagtgcTGAAGAGCTGGAAGAGCTCAGGCACAAGATGCAATGATGCAAATTTCC is a genomic window containing:
- the LOC127977918 gene encoding MOB kinase activator 2 isoform X1, with protein sequence MVGDDSTLMQRSPKNGLSCKMVLQAVGKVLRKGKGKPNGKKPPAEEKKLYLEAEYTKVRVVDFDLKELVVLPREIDLNEWLACNTTTFFNLINLQYSTISEFCTGDTCPAMTACSTTYFWYDEKGKKTKCTAPQYVDFVMSSVQKLVTDEDIFPTKYGKEFPNTFDSLVKKICRYLFHVLAHIYWSHYKETVAMDLHGHLNTLYTHFVVFIREFNLMDPKETSIMEDLTEALCTPLPPQPQNHVTER
- the LOC127977918 gene encoding MOB kinase activator 2 isoform X2, with product MDWFMGKGKGKPNGKKPPAEEKKLYLEAEYTKVRVVDFDLKELVVLPREIDLNEWLACNTTTFFNLINLQYSTISEFCTGDTCPAMTACSTTYFWYDEKGKKTKCTAPQYVDFVMSSVQKLVTDEDIFPTKYGKEFPNTFDSLVKKICRYLFHVLAHIYWSHYKETVAMDLHGHLNTLYTHFVVFIREFNLMDPKETSIMEDLTEALCTPLPPQPQNHVTER